The bacterium genome window below encodes:
- a CDS encoding T9SS type A sorting domain-containing protein, with amino-acid sequence SWAVRDPGGQYIFSDEVPAGPIAPDMFQTVTASQTFIPSLVGEYFVICVIDAPNDASALNDTTYLRMFTGGLPRWYRYDDNGDAEGQVTFEQGTGKGVVFRPSEYPAQVESLRVYVAGAGAATVHIYANDATGEPTGLPLWEHDFTAVSGWNRLAVAPPVPVYSNSITAVYLFGMLAFGKDNSAPNAAENVNMGHVGWESFGGAWEADLTGNWLLQAYMDDAPAPPSIAWQPDSLLFGPVDISSSETITLWFYNRGTGADLEITAMTVSPIGIASAFTFNPTTLTIPAADSASVDVVFDPPSVRTYNGLFRVTNNSANLPTANIVIRAEGVLDADIPEYGLPTEFALAQNYPNPFNPSTEIRFALPVTAEVRLAVFNLLGQEMAVLAQGTLPAGVYARSFDASELPAGVYFYRLEAGSFTDIKKMMLLK; translated from the coding sequence CCAGACGTTCATTCCCAGTCTGGTTGGTGAGTACTTTGTGATCTGCGTAATTGACGCCCCCAATGACGCCAGCGCTCTAAACGATACCACCTACCTCCGGATGTTCACCGGCGGCTTGCCTCGCTGGTACCGCTATGACGACAACGGCGATGCCGAAGGACAGGTTACCTTTGAGCAAGGAACCGGAAAAGGTGTCGTCTTCCGTCCGTCGGAATATCCTGCCCAGGTGGAAAGTCTCCGTGTGTACGTCGCCGGAGCGGGCGCGGCTACGGTTCATATCTATGCCAACGACGCCACCGGTGAACCGACCGGATTGCCGCTCTGGGAGCACGACTTTACGGCGGTCTCGGGCTGGAACCGCCTCGCCGTCGCCCCGCCGGTTCCGGTCTACAGCAACTCCATCACGGCCGTCTACCTGTTCGGAATGCTTGCCTTCGGCAAGGACAACAGCGCGCCTAACGCGGCCGAAAACGTGAACATGGGCCATGTGGGTTGGGAGTCCTTCGGCGGCGCTTGGGAAGCCGACCTCACCGGCAATTGGCTACTCCAGGCCTATATGGACGACGCTCCCGCACCACCCTCAATCGCCTGGCAACCCGACAGCCTGCTCTTCGGACCGGTGGATATCTCCAGCAGCGAAACTATCACCCTGTGGTTTTATAACAGGGGCACCGGCGCGGATCTCGAAATCACTGCGATGACCGTCTCGCCCATTGGCATCGCCAGCGCGTTCACGTTCAATCCGACCACGTTGACGATACCCGCCGCAGATTCCGCTTCGGTGGATGTGGTTTTCGATCCGCCGTCCGTTCGAACCTACAACGGCTTGTTCCGGGTGACCAACAACTCGGCCAATCTACCGACCGCGAATATCGTCATCCGCGCCGAAGGCGTCCTTGATGCCGACATACCGGAGTACGGTCTGCCCACCGAGTTCGCGCTCGCGCAGAACTATCCGAATCCGTTCAATCCGTCCACTGAGATTCGCTTTGCGCTGCCGGTGACTGCCGAGGTTCGGCTGGCCGTATTCAATCTGCTCGGTCAGGAAATGGCCGTGCTGGCTCAGGGAACTCTCCCCGCCGGAGTCTACGCTCGCAGCTTTGATGCGTCCGAGCTGCCCGCCGGCGTTTACTTCTATCGTCTGGAAGCCGGTTCCTTTACCGACATCAAGAAGATGATGCTGCTGAAGTAA